In the genome of Xanthobacteraceae bacterium, one region contains:
- a CDS encoding (2Fe-2S)-binding protein yields MNVPVLSFSQSITMTVNGERVTRQVAARTHLIDFLREDLGLTGSHIGCEHGVCGACTIRVNGKAIRGCLILAVQADGAKVETIEGLTDSGVIADLQEEFVNRNALQCGFCTPGMLTTAAELLEQNASPTRDEIRDAISGNYCRCTGYHSVVDAIEKVAKTRRTGKSR; encoded by the coding sequence ATGAATGTTCCGGTTCTGAGCTTCTCGCAATCCATCACCATGACGGTGAACGGCGAGCGCGTCACGCGGCAGGTCGCTGCGCGCACGCACCTCATCGACTTCCTGCGCGAAGACCTCGGTCTCACCGGATCGCATATCGGTTGCGAGCATGGCGTATGCGGCGCCTGCACGATCCGCGTCAACGGCAAGGCAATCCGCGGCTGCCTGATCCTTGCAGTGCAGGCCGATGGCGCGAAAGTCGAGACCATCGAAGGCCTTACCGACAGCGGCGTCATCGCCGACCTTCAGGAAGAATTCGTCAATCGCAACGCACTGCAATGCGGCTTCTGCACGCCGGGCATGCTGACCACCGCCGCCGAACTGCTCGAACAGAATGCCTCGCCCACGCGCGACGAAATCCGGGACGCCATCTCCGGCAATTACTGCCGCTGCACCGGCTATCACTCCGTCGTCGATGCGATCGAGAAGGTCGCTAAGACGCGCCGGACCGGGAAAAGCCGATGA
- a CDS encoding xanthine dehydrogenase family protein subunit M — translation MKAPDVAYVKPGSLPEAIDWLDRYDDAKLLAGGQSLITGLNMRLSSPSLLIDINGIDGLSSISEANGVIRIGALVRHAELGASPLIAQKLPLIAKAVPHIAHMAIRNRGTIGGSLALSDPATEHPACCLALGATIVATGKNGERRIPIEKYFKGLFETALEHNEVLTAIEIPVPAAGAKSGFSELVRRHGDYATVGLAVQGTQNNGKWTALRLAYFSVGDHAMLAEKAASVLLKGGSIEDAQAALGDDLSPPPDSENSSQTKMQFARVLLKRVMTSIEAA, via the coding sequence GTGAAAGCGCCAGATGTGGCCTACGTCAAGCCCGGATCCCTGCCAGAAGCGATAGACTGGCTGGACCGATACGACGACGCGAAGCTGCTTGCGGGCGGCCAGAGCCTGATTACGGGCCTGAACATGCGTCTTTCCAGCCCTTCCCTACTCATCGACATCAACGGGATCGATGGCCTCTCTTCCATTTCGGAAGCGAACGGCGTCATCCGCATTGGCGCGCTGGTGCGCCACGCTGAACTCGGCGCGTCGCCATTGATCGCGCAAAAACTGCCGCTGATCGCGAAGGCGGTGCCGCATATCGCGCACATGGCGATTCGCAACCGCGGCACCATCGGCGGTTCGCTGGCGTTGTCCGATCCCGCCACAGAGCATCCGGCATGTTGCCTCGCACTTGGCGCGACCATCGTCGCTACCGGCAAGAACGGCGAACGGCGAATTCCCATCGAGAAATATTTCAAAGGGTTGTTCGAAACCGCGCTCGAACATAACGAAGTGCTAACCGCAATCGAGATTCCCGTTCCTGCCGCCGGTGCGAAGTCCGGTTTCTCCGAACTGGTGCGCCGTCACGGCGACTACGCGACAGTCGGCCTCGCCGTACAGGGAACGCAGAACAACGGCAAATGGACTGCGCTGCGCCTCGCCTATTTCAGCGTCGGCGATCACGCGATGCTCGCGGAAAAAGCCGCGAGCGTGCTGCTCAAGGGCGGCAGCATCGAGGACGCGCAAGCCGCGCTCGGCGATGACCTCTCGCCGCCGCCGGATTCGGAAAACTCGTCGCAGACAAAAATGCAATTCGCCCGCGTGCTGCTGAAGCGCGTGATGACTTCCATCGAAGCGGCGTGA
- a CDS encoding TetR/AcrR family transcriptional regulator, protein MPPKSKRRTAQRKRMSPAERKHSIAEGAIRFFAEKGIDGQTRELAKRLGITQPLLYRYFPSKEDLIEQVYEDLYLKRWKADWEYLIADRSLSIGERFRRFEKDYQKTILTYDWLRIFFSAGLNGFALPSRYLGRVRERIFTPALAEFRREYGFPPPEELPLSDSEYELLYGIHGALVYVGVRRYIYNMKVEDDQDAIFDIVLDAFLVGLPPIMRRIVDAQIANRKTARSRALHRESRTRKRK, encoded by the coding sequence ATGCCTCCAAAATCGAAACGCCGCACCGCACAACGCAAACGGATGAGTCCGGCTGAGCGCAAGCACAGCATCGCCGAGGGTGCGATCAGGTTTTTCGCGGAGAAGGGGATCGACGGCCAGACGCGTGAGCTTGCAAAGCGCCTCGGCATCACGCAGCCGCTTCTCTATCGTTATTTTCCGAGCAAGGAAGACCTGATCGAGCAGGTCTATGAAGACCTCTACCTCAAGCGCTGGAAAGCGGACTGGGAATACTTGATCGCCGACCGTTCGCTCTCCATCGGCGAGCGCTTCCGGCGCTTCGAGAAGGATTACCAGAAAACCATCCTAACCTACGACTGGCTAAGGATTTTCTTCTCCGCAGGCCTGAACGGGTTCGCGCTGCCGAGCCGCTATTTGGGCCGGGTTCGCGAGCGCATCTTCACGCCCGCACTCGCCGAGTTTCGCCGCGAATACGGTTTCCCGCCACCGGAAGAACTGCCGCTGTCCGATAGCGAATACGAATTGCTCTACGGGATTCACGGCGCGCTCGTTTATGTCGGCGTGCGGCGTTACATCTACAACATGAAGGTCGAGGACGATCAGGATGCAATCTTCGACATCGTGCTGGATGCGTTTCTGGTAGGTCTGCCGCCGATCATGCGCCGCATCGTTGACGCGCAGATCGCAAACCGGAAAACTGCAAGGTCAAGAGCACTGCACCGCGAGAGCCGGACACGGAAGCGAAAGTAA
- a CDS encoding VOC family protein, translated as MLQFLSHYNVRTRKTTETRDFYVKVLGLREGPRPQFPFPGHWMYCGDADVLHIAGIVDGDPGLQQYLGDRGAEAELTGGGAIDHVAFTAKDAVTMAKHFVANKVPARHRRVPNMDLYQIFLEDPNGITIELNFPGENPPADIPGA; from the coding sequence ATGCTGCAATTTCTTTCGCACTATAACGTGCGCACGCGTAAAACTACCGAAACCCGCGACTTTTACGTGAAAGTACTGGGCCTTCGCGAAGGGCCGCGGCCGCAATTTCCGTTCCCGGGTCACTGGATGTATTGCGGCGATGCCGATGTTCTGCACATCGCAGGCATCGTGGATGGCGATCCCGGCCTGCAACAATATCTCGGCGATCGCGGCGCGGAAGCCGAACTGACCGGTGGTGGTGCCATCGACCATGTCGCTTTCACCGCGAAAGACGCGGTTACGATGGCGAAGCATTTCGTGGCGAACAAGGTTCCCGCCCGTCACCGCCGCGTGCCGAACATGGATCTCTACCAGATCTTTCTGGAAGACCCGAACGGCATCACCATCGAATTGAACTTCCCCGGCGAAAACCCGCCAGCCGATATTCCCGGAGCCTGA